Part of the Hyalangium ruber genome, GCACCGAGGTACACGTGGGCCGGGTGGTGGCGGCGCTGGGGGAGTTGGAGGCCTCGGACGCGCGCAACACGCTGGCGCTGGGCGTGGGAGAGGCCATGGCCTCGCGGGTGCTCGGCGCGTGGGTGAGCGCGGCGCTGCTGGTGGGGTTGAGCCTGGGGCTGGCGCTGAACCGGGCCGGGGGCGAGCCTCCCCTGGTGGGCTCACCGCGCGGCCACTTCACGAAGATGATGTTCGGCGTCGTCGCGGCCCTGGCGCTGGCGGCCATCGCCCTGGTGGGAGCGATGGAGGCCTATCAACTCTTCGGGTTGCTCACGCGCCTCGCCCAGGTACCGCTCGCCGAGCGCACGGACCTGCTCGCCCAGGCCGTGGACGAGGTGGCGCGCCTGCGGCCGATGCGCTGGGGATGCATGGCGGTGCTGGGAACCCTGGCCGTGGCCTCCCTGGCCTGGAAGGCCCGCCGCACGGTCCGAAGCGAGGGCGGATGGGTGGAGAACGGCATCCTCCTGGCCTCCGTCGCCGCGCTGCTCGTGTTGGACGGCCACCCGCTGCGCTCGGCCACCGAGCGGGCCCATGCGCTGGGCCTCGGCCCGGTCTCGCTGCCCACGGGCTTCGAGGCGCTCCGGACGACCCAGGCCTATGCGCCCCAGCCGCTCGCGGTGCTCGCCACCCCCGAAGGCCTCGCGCACGCCGGGGGTGAGCGCCTCTCCTGGAACACGCCCACGCAAGCACTCGCCGCGACCCTCTCTTCCGGCCTCCAGGCTCCCGCGCAGGCGGGGCCAGGACACACCGGCCTCACCCCGGAGCCCATGCTGCCGCTGCTGGCGGATGCGCGGCTCTCGGGCACCGCCATTCAACGCCTCCTCGAGGCGAGTACTCGCGCCGGCGCGCGCTCGGTGGAGCTGGTCGGTCAACAGCCCCACACCGCCAGCCCCGCGACGCTGGAGCGCTTCCAGGCCCACTTCCCCTTCTTCTCCCTGCTCGCGGCGCGGCCGGGCACGCTGCGGCTGCTGCTGCCCTCGGCCCTCTCCGGCTCGGCGAGCCTCTCCTGGCGCGCCCGGTTCGTGGACGGCACCCGGCTGCAGTTGTCCCCGGCGGAGGGCGGCGGTGCCCTCACCCTCTCCCTCAACGCCTCGCCGGCGGACGTGCCGGAGGTCCTCGCCGGCACCCTCGTGGGGCTGGAGGTGTCCGGAGACGTCTCGCTCAAGCAGCTGGGCGCGGCGGCCGATGTGCTCGCCCTGGCCGGGGCCTCTCCCGTGGTGATGCTCGATGCGGGAGCCTCGGGCGGCCCACTTCAGTCGCGGTGAGGGTCCGCGCTCAGGTCAGCCAGACGAGCAGCGCGATGCCCGCGACGAGCCCCACCAGGAGCACCGCGATCATCATCAGGCCCTCGAACTTCGAGCTCTCCGGAGCTTCCGGCGGCACCGGAACAATCGTGGGAAGCGGTGTCGCGGTGGTCGGCGGCTCGACCACCGGCTCGGGAGCAGGCTCGGAGGCGACCCCGAGGGAGGAATCCCGCATCTCGAGCCCCTCGCGCGCCAGCGCCAGCACCCGCTTGATGTGGAGGATGTACCGGTCCTCCCCATCGTACGTCGCCAGCGCCACCGCCCCCCGCACGAGCCGCACGGGCATGAGCTGGGAGTCGGTATGGACGATGGCCGCGGCGGTGGGGGCCTTCGCGCCGCCCTCGTTCTCCAGGCGGCCCGTCTTCAGGCCCTCGCCGCTGGTCCACACATAATGGTCGTCCAGCAGCGTCAGCTCCTGGCGCTGCACGCGGCCCTCGAGGTCCACGAGCGACAGCAGCTCCGCCCCCTGCGGGCTCATGTGCCAGACGGAGCGCTGCCCGTTGTCCCCGGGAGGCCCCTCCACCGCGCGCACCTGGGAGAGCGCCTGTATGGCGGCCTTCAGCTTCTCTGGCGAGGGGTTGTTCATCCAGCCCCCGAGCGTAGCAGGCTGCCCGGCGAGGGTGGGACCTGGAAGGGCCCGGCCTTAATGTTCAGGGGTGGATTCCCCTCACAGCCTCCGTGCGTCCCCTCGCTCGGCTGGCTAGCGTTCGCTCCCATGAGCCGCTCCCGAGACAAAGGCATCGACTTCGTCCACCACTTCGAGGGCGCCCCCACGCTCGACGCGCTGCTGGAGCTGCTCGGCAGCCCGTACGACACCGCGGGGGTGCTCGTGCGCATGCGCGAGGCCCACACCGAGGGCGAGTCCTACAACGAAGTCATTCCCACCCTCTTCGAGGAAGAGCCCCGCTTCCCCTCGCCGGAGGTGGCCCGCAAGCTCTTCCAGAACCTGCTGGGGCTCTGGGACCTGGTGGAGGAAGGCAAGTCGGTGCGCCTGGAGGACGGCCCCCGGCCGCCCCGGCCCAAGAAGGTGAAGGCCCCGCCGCCCGCGCCCTTCGCTCCGGGCGAGCCGAGCACCGAATTCACCGAGGCCGCCTGGCGTTACCTGGAAGACGACGAGAAGGAGCGTACCCGGCGCCTGCACGCCTTCGACAACCGACAGGACGCCCTGCTGGGTGCCCTTGACGCCGCGGGGCTCACGGACGAAGGATATGCGGTAGCCCGCTACCTCCTCTTCGAACTGCACGCCATGTTGGAGCTGGGTTGGCCGGCGGGGCTGTCCAGTGTGGACCCCACGGTCCTCGAGAGGGAAGGCACGGAGGCTCCGCCAGTGCCCCAGGCCCTCACCGCGTACGCGGAGGAAGCGCTGTTCGAGGCGGAGCAGGACGAGGAGCACCCCCTCTCTGCGGAGGAGCTCGCGCGGGTGCGCACCCTGGTGCAACGCGGGCTGGCGGCGCTGTGGCGCGGCCGGAAGGGAAGTTGAAGGAATGGCAAGAGACAAGGACGACAACGAGGGCGGCGGCTTCAGCGGCAAGCGCAACAAGAGCTGGCGGGAAATCGACGCCATGCGCGGCAAGAGCAAGAGCCACTCGCGGCAGGATGACCCGGCGCAGCAGCGCATCGAGCGCAGCGCCTCGTATCAGAAGTACAAAGCAGCCGCCGACGCGCTCTTCACCGGCGGCGAGCTGCCCCAGGGGCTGGCCGAGAAGTTCGACCCCGAGGGCAAGCGCAAGACGCAGAAGCAGGCCCTGCAGAAGCTGCAGCAGGCCGAGAGCCGGCAGGAATGGGTACAGGGCGTCATCGACTACCTGGACAAGTACCCGGAGCTGCCCGAGGACGCGTACTTCCTGGACAGCCTGCTGGACCACCCGCGAGAGCGCATCGCCGACAAGGCGCTCGCGAAGCTGGAGGTCATGCAGGCCGAGGGCAAGCTGAAGACGAAGGTGCCCAAGAGCCTGGATGAGCGGCTCAAGTCCATCCAGCTCACCAGCATGGACCCGGAGATGCAGGGCCGTGCCAAGGCCCTGCGCGAGAAGCTCAAGGCCTAGCGGTTGATGACGAAGCCGCAGGCGGAGTCGAGCACCACCTTGGCACCCGCGAGCGCCTTCACCAGCCGCTCATAGTGGGTGCGCTCCGCCTCCAGCTGGGCCTCCACCGCCTTGGCGGCGAGCCCCTGGTGCTCCAGCGACAGGCGCATGCGCTCCAGCGCCGCGTCGCGCTCGGCCTCGAGGGCCTTCTTCGCCCGGGCCGCGAGCTTGCCCAGCTCCGCCTCGGCGGCCTTCTGGCCCACCGGCACCGCCGCGTCCACGAAGGCGCCGACGTTCGGGAAGGCGCGCGACACCTCGTCTCCCTTGAGCGCGCGCCCCTCCACGGCCAGCGCCGGCAGCAGGCTCGCGTCCGCCTTGGGCCCGCCCTGCCCCTCCGCCACCGCCACGTGCAGCAGCGTGCGCTCCAGGAAGCGCGCCAGCTGACGGCTGGGCACGCGCGCCCCGGGTGAGGTGTCCTCCGGCTCGGGGAGTTGCACGTGGTAGAGCAGCTCCAGCCCGCGCGCCTTCAGCGTCCCGCGCTTCTCGATGTAGCGGAAGCCGCTGCGCCCGTACGGCCCGTCGCGCAGGAAGCCGAACAGCGCCTCCACCAGCGAGTGCCCGGTGGCGAAGTACTCCAGCTCCTCGGCCTCCACCGCCGTGTCGCGCCAGAAGGTGCCCAAGAGCGTCCGGTCCTCCATCACGTCCAGGCCCGGCAGCCCCTCCACGTTGAGCGCGTGGCCGAAGTGGAAGGCGCACTGGAAGGCCTCCACCTCCTCGTCCGTGTCCACCCGGATGCCCACCCGCTTCGCCAGCTCGGTGACGGTCTCCTCCAGCCGCTCGTCGAGGTCTCTCGCCACGCTCCAGAGGCCATCCTCCAGCGGCTGCGCCTCCTCTTCCTCCTCGTCCGCCTCGATGCCCATGCGGGCCTGGGCGCGCTCCACCAGCCGCTCCACCGCCGGCTTGTCGAAGGAGCGCAAGTCCAACAGCGGATCATACGCGCGCTTCACCTGCGCCCGCGCCGTCTCCACCCGCGTCTTCAGCTCGGAGGCGTACGTCATGCGCGCCTCGCGCGGCAGCAGCGCCAGCTCCGCCAGCCGGTCCTCCACCTCCTCCAGCACCGCGTCCAGGCCGCCCACCGTCTCGCCGAACACGCCCACCGCGTCCGCCAGCAGCATCAGCACGTCCGCCGCCAGCGTGCCCGCCGGGTCGAACACGTGGATCTCCACCGGCTTCGTCTGGCCGATGCGGTCCAGGCGGCCGATGCGCTGCTCCACCGTGGCGGGGCTCCACGGCAGGTCGTAATGCACCAGGTGGTGGGCGAACTGGAAGTTGCGGCCCTCGCCGCCCACCTCGGTGCAGATCAGCACCCGTGGGCCTTCGGGGTCGCGGAAGCGCGCCACCTGTCTGTCCCGCTCCACCAGCGGCAGGTCACCGTGGTAGCCGAGCGCCTCGACACCCTCGCGCCCCAGCTCCGCCTGGAGCGCCTCCAGCGTGTCGCGGCTCTCGGTGAACACCAGCACCTTGGCCCCGGGCTCCGAGGCCCAGATGCCGCGCAGCACGCCCAGGAAGGCGAGGAACTTCGCGTCGCGCGCGGGCAGCTTGAGCTCCAGCCCCTTCAGCGTCGGGTTGGCTTTCACCGCGCCGGTGAACGCTGCGGGGCTCGACTCCAGCCGGCGCATCACGTTGGCCAGCGGCGCGCCGCGCAAGCTGGAGCCCGCCAGCGCCGCCAGCGCCGCATCGCGCGTCTTCAGCTCCTCGGCCGAGAGCTGCACGGGGTGACGGTGCAGGCGCCGCGTGGAGAAGCCGCCCACCACCGCGCGCCGGTTGCGCACCAGCCGATCCGACAGGCTGTAGGTCTCCGCCAGGTGCGCGAGCAGCGCGTCCCGGTCCTTCAGCGACTGGAGCTTCGCATCCCCCGGGAAGCGCTTGGCCAACGCCTTCACCGAGGCGGCCGAGGCGTTGCCCTCCAAGAGCGCGCGCACCGCGTTGGACAGCTCCTCCTGCCGCGCAAGCCGCTCCTCGAAGCCCTTCACCGTGGGCGCGCTCGCCGCGTCGATCAGCGTGAGCAGCCCATGGTACTCGGCGGGGTCCAGCTGCATGGGCGTGGCGGTGAGCAGCAGCAGGCCCCAGCTGTTGCCCGCGAGCCCCTCGGCCGCCTCGAAGGCCTTCTCACCCTTGAGGTGGTGCGCCTCGTCGATGATGACCAGGTCCCAGAACGCGTCCTCCTCGGCCACCGCCTGGCGGTGCTCCTCGGTGCGCGAGAGCAGCTCCAGGCTCGTGACCACCAGCGGGAAGCGCTCCCACGGGGACACGTCGGGCTGCTC contains:
- a CDS encoding helicase-related protein, with product MSLVAGIKVRYLPQPEWGVGHLAALEEEGAKAIVFFPAREDAPVLVSTKGGALVSYALPAGEPILTVKGRHARVVREEPGARGLRRYVIRYEDTGEEDEMPESEVRALPPRSDLLATLREGRVGDARAFVLRKQALVLDDERRCDALGALLASRVMVKPHQVGVVQRVLSARRPRFVLADEVGLGKTIEAGMVFSALRLSGLARRVLVVAPSHLTVQWLVELFHKFNQLFTLMDSDRYAQSLKEQPDVSPWERFPLVVTSLELLSRTEEHRQAVAEEDAFWDLVIIDEAHHLKGEKAFEAAEGLAGNSWGLLLLTATPMQLDPAEYHGLLTLIDAASAPTVKGFEERLARQEELSNAVRALLEGNASAASVKALAKRFPGDAKLQSLKDRDALLAHLAETYSLSDRLVRNRRAVVGGFSTRRLHRHPVQLSAEELKTRDAALAALAGSSLRGAPLANVMRRLESSPAAFTGAVKANPTLKGLELKLPARDAKFLAFLGVLRGIWASEPGAKVLVFTESRDTLEALQAELGREGVEALGYHGDLPLVERDRQVARFRDPEGPRVLICTEVGGEGRNFQFAHHLVHYDLPWSPATVEQRIGRLDRIGQTKPVEIHVFDPAGTLAADVLMLLADAVGVFGETVGGLDAVLEEVEDRLAELALLPREARMTYASELKTRVETARAQVKRAYDPLLDLRSFDKPAVERLVERAQARMGIEADEEEEEAQPLEDGLWSVARDLDERLEETVTELAKRVGIRVDTDEEVEAFQCAFHFGHALNVEGLPGLDVMEDRTLLGTFWRDTAVEAEELEYFATGHSLVEALFGFLRDGPYGRSGFRYIEKRGTLKARGLELLYHVQLPEPEDTSPGARVPSRQLARFLERTLLHVAVAEGQGGPKADASLLPALAVEGRALKGDEVSRAFPNVGAFVDAAVPVGQKAAEAELGKLAARAKKALEAERDAALERMRLSLEHQGLAAKAVEAQLEAERTHYERLVKALAGAKVVLDSACGFVINR